In Nocardia sp. NBC_01327, the genomic stretch CTCCACCGCGAGTCCGGGATAGAACTGCCGGTACATGGCCACCACCTCCGGCACCCGCTCCTGCGGGAACCATTCGGCCGCCTCCACCGCCAGCGGCGGACCCAGCCGCGACACCACCAGCTCGGAATCGATCGGCACCCCGGTCTCGGCGGCCACCGCATCCCACACCGCGGCAATGCCGGGGCGGGAGTCGATCAGCGTCATATCCAGGTCGAACCCGACAACAAGTCCGTTCGGAACGGCGGTCGCACGATCAATGGCCACGCCCCGACCATACGGACACGCCGTTCTCCCCAAGAAACCGGTTGCGACCTCGAACTAGGCTGATCGGCATGGCAAATGATCGCGGATCCCTGTTCTGCAGCGTCGAGCTCGGCGCACGCATCGAACGGGTCGAGACGGAACTGATCGCCACCGGCGGCGCGGCGGCAAGCGCCCGCCTCGGCACCGAGGAGGGATTCGTCATCCCGATCGCGGGCGGTGTGGCCGCCTTCGCCGAGTACGGCTCCCCGCTCAACAAGGTGGCGGGCCTGGGGTTCGCGGGCGTTCCCGATGCGGAGGAACTCGAGGCGGTGGAAAAACAGTTCGAGGTGCGGGACACGCCCGTTCAGATCGAGCTGGCGCATCTCGGCGAACCCGCCCTCGGCGAACTCCTCACCGCGCGCGGATACCGGCTCGTGTCGTTCGAGAATGTTCTCGGCATCGCGCTGGACAGGGCGGCCGATGCCGCTCTCCCCGCGGATGTCGAGGTAAGGCACAGCGGCACAGGAGAATTCGATATCTGGCTCGATGTCATCGCCGACGGCTTCGCGCACCCCGATACCCAGGGCGTGGTCTCGCACGAGGAATTCCCGCGCGAAATCATCGCGAGCGCCATGCGCGATCTCACCGCGGCCGCCGGAGTACAGCGCTACGTCGCCGTGCACGAGGGCACGATCGCGGGCGGCGCGAGTATGCGAATGTCCCAGGGCATTGCCCAACTCACCGGAGCCGCAACACTTCCCGGCCATCGGCGGCGCGGCATTCAATCGGCGCTGCTGGCCGCCCGCCTGGCCGAGGCCACGGCGGCGGGCTGCGATATCGCCGTCATCACCACCCAGCCGGGATCCAAATCCCAGCAGAACGCCCAGCGCAGCGGCTTCGACCTGCTCTACACCCGCGCCATCCTCGTCAAGTCCGCCGCAGACTAGCCCAGCTGGCGCGCCGAAGTGGCTTAGCGTCTGGAGTCCGGAGTGGAGTACGTCAACGACCGGGCGAGGTAGCTCAGGGTCCGGAGTGGAGCAAGTCAGCGCCCGGCACCGAGTAGCTCGATGTCGAGGGTGGGGCAGCTCGAGGATCGGCGCGGTTCAGTCCGGAATTCGGTGCGCGGCAATCGGTTTCAACTGCTCCCGCAGCTGCTCACCGGCGGGTCCGAACATCTGCGCATCGGTATCGACGGCAATTTGCACGCCCTTGCCCACCAGTTCACGTCCAGCAGTGGTGATTTCGATGCGCAGCACGCGCGCATCCACCGGATCCGCGCGGCGGGCTAGCAGCCCCCGCTCCTCCAATACCCGAATGACCTTCGACGCCATCATCCGATCCGCCCCGGACATATCGGCCACCTGCTGCTGAGTCGGCAGCTCACCCTGCCGGCCCAGCCAGCCCGCCGACGCCAGCAGATTGAACTGGGTGGGCGTCAACCCGAGCGGCCGCAGATTCCGCTCCAGCGTCGCCCGCCACTCCAGCGCGGCGTGATGCAGCCAGAAACCCGGGCTCATGAGCGGACCCCGCGGGATTCCGCGAGGTCCGTCCGATGATTCAGCCACGCTGCAGTGCCTCCTTCTCCAATGCCGCGAAGGTGAGCGGCATATCCGCTCGCATGGCCTTCGCCCAGATCAGTTTGAACAGTGGTCCGAACGGACCGTGCACCTCCACCCGCTCGGACACCCGCAGCGTGCCGTCGCCGAGCGCCTCATAGGTGCGCTGCCCGCGCAGCTTCCCGAACGGGATGCCCGCCTCGCTGGTCCATGTTTTCCCCTGCTCGACCGCCGTAATCGTGAACGGCCCCGCCGGAGCGCCCTTCGGCTTGACCCATCCGGTGGTTCCCGCCTCGAACGGTCCGTCGATCCGCGACTGCTCCTCGTGCGGATCCCACTCCGACCAGCGTGCCACATCGGTCGCCACCGCCCAGACCTGGTCGATATCGCCCTTGATCACAGCTTCTTCGATGAACGAGTACATCATGACTGCCCCTGGATTTCGTTCGCGTTTTCGTTGTTGCGACAACAGTAACTGTAGTTGCGACAACAATCAACCCCTGATTCCGGACAACCCTCGACAAACAGCGAAGTGGCCGGTCCGCATGTACGCGTACCGACCACCTCGAGACCCCCCAGCTATCCGGGTCACCCCCAGCCACCGGGGCCGGACCTCCTACCGACCAGGCGGCCGGTCATATCCGAGCGGGCGGCTGGTGAAGGTGCCGCGCCCCTGGGTCCGGCTGCGCAAACGTGTTGCGTAACCGAACACTTCGGCCAGCGGCGCGGACGCCGTCACCACCACCGTGCTGCCCCGGGTCACCGAATCGAGGACCCGGCCACGGCGCGCGGCCAGATCACCGAGCACCGCACCGAGCGACTCCTCGGGAGCGGTGACGGTCAGCTCGAGCAGCGGCTCGAGCAGTGCCATCTCACTGGTGCGCAAGGCTTCTCGCAGTGCGAGCCGCCCGGCGGCACGGAAGGCCCGCTCCGACGAGTCGACCGGATGGGTCGCACCGTCAGTGAGGGTGACACGCACCCCGATCACCGGATGACCGCCGATCGGACCGTCCGCCAAGGCATCTCGGCATCCCGCCTGTACGGCGCGCACGTACTCCTCCGGCACCCGACCACCGGTCACCGTCGAGTGGAACTCGAATTCGACTGCGCCACCGGATGATTCCGCATCGACAACAAGCGGCTCCACGTCGATGACGATATCGGCGAACTGCCCGGGACCACCGCTCTGCTTGATATGCCGGAACCGCAGTCCCGACACCCCGCGCATCACCGTCTCCCGGTAGGCCACCTGCGGACGCCCGACGGCGATCCCGATCCCGCGGTCCCGGCGGATCTTCTCCACCGCCACCTCGAGATGCAGTTCACCCATGCCCGACAGCAGCGTCTGCCCCGACTCCGGATCGGTGCGGACGACCAGGGACGGATCCTCCTCCACCATCCGGGCCAGCGCGGTCGCCAGCCGCTCGGCATCGGCCGCGGTACGTGCCTCCACCGCCACCGAGACCACCGGATCACTGACGGTCGGCGGCTCCAGCAGCACCGGAGTCTCCGGCGCGCACAGCGTCGCCCCGGGTCGCGCCGACTTGGGTCCGATCACGGCGACAATCTGTCCCGCCACAGCCTCCTCCAGTTCCTCGTGCCGATCCGCCTGCACCCGCAGGATGCGGCCGATCCGCTCGGTGCGCCCGGCGCCTACATCCAGCACCGACGCACCCTTCCGCAGCGTGCCCGCGTATACGCGCACGAACGTCAGCCGCCCGGTACCGGTCGCCTGCACCTTGAATACCAGTGCCACAAGGGATTCCGCCGGATCCGCGGTGAGCTCGAAGCCCTCGCCGCGCACCGGAGGTCGATCCGACGGCGAAGGCAGGTATGCCACCACGGCATCCAGCAGCGGTTCCACACCGATATTCCGGTACGCCGCACCGCACAGCACCACCACGATCTCGCCCGTGAGGGTGAGCGCGCGCAGCGCCGCCGCCAAGGTCTCGTCCGACAGCGCCGACCGCACGTAGAACTCGTCCAGCGCCGCCGAATACCGCTCGGCCACAGCCTCTTCCAGTTCTCTCCGATGCTGACGAGC encodes the following:
- a CDS encoding GNAT family N-acetyltransferase, with amino-acid sequence MFCSVELGARIERVETELIATGGAAASARLGTEEGFVIPIAGGVAAFAEYGSPLNKVAGLGFAGVPDAEELEAVEKQFEVRDTPVQIELAHLGEPALGELLTARGYRLVSFENVLGIALDRAADAALPADVEVRHSGTGEFDIWLDVIADGFAHPDTQGVVSHEEFPREIIASAMRDLTAAAGVQRYVAVHEGTIAGGASMRMSQGIAQLTGAATLPGHRRRGIQSALLAARLAEATAAGCDIAVITTQPGSKSQQNAQRSGFDLLYTRAILVKSAAD
- a CDS encoding MarR family winged helix-turn-helix transcriptional regulator; translated protein: MAESSDGPRGIPRGPLMSPGFWLHHAALEWRATLERNLRPLGLTPTQFNLLASAGWLGRQGELPTQQQVADMSGADRMMASKVIRVLEERGLLARRADPVDARVLRIEITTAGRELVGKGVQIAVDTDAQMFGPAGEQLREQLKPIAAHRIPD
- a CDS encoding SRPBCC family protein; translation: MMYSFIEEAVIKGDIDQVWAVATDVARWSEWDPHEEQSRIDGPFEAGTTGWVKPKGAPAGPFTITAVEQGKTWTSEAGIPFGKLRGQRTYEALGDGTLRVSERVEVHGPFGPLFKLIWAKAMRADMPLTFAALEKEALQRG
- the fusA gene encoding elongation factor G, producing MRTNVSRQSLATVRNLGILAHVDAGKTTVTERMLFLTGMTHKRGEVHDGTTVTDFDPQERERGITIFAAAVACEWAGHRLTVIDTPGHVDFSDEVERSLRVLDGAVGVFDAVAGVEPQSESVWRRADRYGVPRIAFVNKMDRVGADFGMAVDSIRERLHAVPLAVQLPIGAEDGFAGVVDLVRMRALLWVAGALTVAPIPAELSETARQHRRELEEAVAERYSAALDEFYVRSALSDETLAAALRALTLTGEIVVVLCGAAYRNIGVEPLLDAVVAYLPSPSDRPPVRGEGFELTADPAESLVALVFKVQATGTGRLTFVRVYAGTLRKGASVLDVGAGRTERIGRILRVQADRHEELEEAVAGQIVAVIGPKSARPGATLCAPETPVLLEPPTVSDPVVSVAVEARTAADAERLATALARMVEEDPSLVVRTDPESGQTLLSGMGELHLEVAVEKIRRDRGIGIAVGRPQVAYRETVMRGVSGLRFRHIKQSGGPGQFADIVIDVEPLVVDAESSGGAVEFEFHSTVTGGRVPEEYVRAVQAGCRDALADGPIGGHPVIGVRVTLTDGATHPVDSSERAFRAAGRLALREALRTSEMALLEPLLELTVTAPEESLGAVLGDLAARRGRVLDSVTRGSTVVVTASAPLAEVFGYATRLRSRTQGRGTFTSRPLGYDRPPGR